From Bombina bombina isolate aBomBom1 chromosome 1, aBomBom1.pri, whole genome shotgun sequence:
GtaatgtttggaaactggtggtaacataaaaaaatctccatagactttaatggaaataGTGGAGACTAGGCCTTGGTTAATTAACTATACAAAAGTGAACACCTGTTATCAGTCTGTTTTGCCAAAAAGAAATAACTGTTTGAATTGTCTTAAAATGTCGTGTGCTTGTTATATCTGGCTTATTCCTCAGTTTAGTGGTGTAACTGTCTATACATACATTTGATCTGAATTTTACATTTTGAGGCATGGACATCAGTCAGTCTGTCTTTTAAATGTGCTTCAAGTTACAGTAACCTGTTGATGATTTTCTTTTAGTAGTTAAATAAattcacattttaaaaatgaaccacTCAACACAAGGTACAAACAATGATTATCCAAAAGCATGATTTTGAGAGTATTTGTAATCTGGCTACAGATGACCTTTCATCTTACTATCTATTTGTATTGTTTTCTTAAACTTGTTGATACCTCATAGTAATGTAGAATTTGTTGTATTCCCATATTCTTCACAATCTAACAATAAACCAATAAGACAGCCATATTTGGTAGCTGGAGTGACTCACGCCTCTTCACCGCTCATCAATACCACATGCTATCTTAAAACCATAAAATATCTGTGAGTCCAAGATTAGAAAATCATTTGAGACCATGCTTGATTCTTGTCATTCTGCATTTTATCTACCTTGTATCTTTTAGAAAATGTGCATTTATAGCACACATTTCTTTAACTGTCCTGTAAACTTCTAAGTAAAATAATGTAATGTTATGATATTATCACACAAATATAGAACTTTTTCGATAGATACTTGAAAATGTAATGTCACCAAACTTACACTAGATGACGCTTGGTAATGTGATTCATAGTGTAATACTGATTTAGGCTTATAATCTTGTAGAAATCTTGTATGAGGCTTTAATTCTGTATTGGTAGGTCTCATCACTCTGTGTACTAGCACTTATGTGTAGGCGCCAAAGTGATTATTGTAAACATAACACACAGATAGGCTTTGAAGGATAAAAAAAGCAACTCTAAGGGTTCTCCGAAGGCCACCAGTGAAAGTCTGAAGGTCTTCATTAAATGCATCTTCACTAGAAATGGATCATAGATCCAAAGACATTAGTTAGGCCCAGCGATAATCAAAGGTGTCTTTTTCCATATAGTCTGTCCATGTGGATGATGGCATACTACGGTATGGGTCCAAGAGAATTCTGAAGCAGCGAATTATGAGAAGCCCAAGGAAAATAAATAGGAAGAAGACTAATACAAAGGCTGCTTTTTGTTCCAAGGTTAGGGAGGTCATTGGCAGTGCAGCTCCAGAGGTGGTAAGTGTTGTGCTTAGAATCTCTCCAGTCATTGCCAGAAGCATTGTGCCTTAAGTGATTGTCCTTCCTTGTCAAGCCTGCAATTAAAAATTATCATTAATAACAGTGATAGTAGCTCAATCAAATACTACATTGCTCTGATTTAGCAATAATAGGAGGAAGACTCCTTGTCTACCGTAAGAGCAGCCTGTTATATCTGATAGTTGCTAACTTTTATTatttgattgttatttttttcaaaaacaatATCTCTTCCTTTCACAGGTACAGTGATAGTGTGTGAAAGTAATACTAAAAAGTAATATCTATCTTGCAATTTTAATACACTCTCTAGTAGTCTCAGGAAATAGTTTCTTATCAATTAAATGATGAAATGGAAGTGTGAGAACATTTTTTATGACATTTATGAACATTTTCCTTTATGAAACAGAATACGGTTGTTCATGCTTCTTAAACCTAATAGTTGGTcggttcttcctttctttctttcccttttatGGTAGCCAGTTAACATGCGTATCTATATTTAGCAGCCTGCTTTGATTATTCTATCGCTTGTTCTAACTTCTAACCTGTGTCCTCTGATCTAAAGTATTCCTGAATCTGTTCCTGTATCTCTTCATGAGCCTGGGATAATTTATGGAAAGGTTTCAATAGTGCAATATGCGCCGTCTTATGATTCATTAGGACAAGTAGGTCAACAAAGAAATATGGtaataaatagatatgtgcattcagatcctttgtgaggatccTAATGCGGAAGTAGGCGGCCACTCGTGCCGTTCATCTCTTTTGGGAGCCGGATATATTCTTATAAAGatcctgtgcaaatccagatcttagcgtggtgatctttcacaagaattaACCTGACTCTGAAAACAGCCGAACAGCATGAGTTGCAATGATTATTAGTTCACATGATCTGTGACAGCTTTGCAGAGAACTTAAAAGCTCTGTTTCTGTCACACTTTAACACACAAGCTACAGAAAATATGATTTATCCAGTGTCTTCAGTTAGAAATGAATAATTTGTTTATAATTGATAAACATATTTTAGACCTGATAATTGCTGATTCACTGTTGTATACTTGTACTTTATTTAGACTTTGTTAAATCTTAAGAAATGTGTGTTGATTATGCATGAaacattcattaattattttgaatTGTTTctgatttattattgtttaaaagatgTTTTGATTATATATCCGCTCAAGGATTAATTGTTAAATCAACATCATTAAAAtgccttttttaatttaaatttctttcaacttgtaatatgcatgctactttcAATGTGCACATTGACCCTCGACagagccgccactagaaattttggggcccctgacttaaccatttatcagccccccccccctcttttgacatgttcaattttttaccaagtgactaaaacatatgtGCActgtattcttaagtgtctatttaaacttggaaatgttgtaaaggtagtaacatacacaaacacagacacactcatacactgaaacacacacacactcacacataaggatttacatatagacactctagcagacatgcaaagaaacacactcagacacagacacccaaacagacactcagcacttgtttacattgacctgacaagtaatgaggtaaactacaattttgtaaaaaaaaaaaaggagatttagaaaacaaaatatggagttctgattatctttttgtaaaggaagatgccaactaaatgatgacaacagcatgcagtcgCTGAAtggaagggtcctgaactgcctaaacaataatttaaaggttaaatggtgaattagtgacttccggaaaggtcttgttagctcaaagtctgtagaaagatgtgaataatcagtagtaaggtcaaaatgtcctaaaaaggaacagacaatggacacacacacacacacaaacttgcacatacacccaaggaaacaccaacatagacagcctcagaaaacacacaaagacatacacacacacaaacacagagacacccacagaaaacacacaaagacatacacagacagagagacaaccacataaaacacacaaagacatacacacacacaaacacagagacacccacagaaaacacacaaagacatacacagacagagagacaaccacataaaacacacaaagacatacatacaaacacccttACTGAGaaattcacagaaaacacacaaagacatacacacaccctcacagagacactcacagaaaacacacaccctcacagtgacatccacagaatacacagacatacacacccaccctcacagaggcatccagagaaaatacacaaagacaaacatacacacacccttacagagacacccatagaaaaatctcagacatatgcacaaaccctcacagacatccacagaaaatgcacaaagacatacacacccaccctcacagaaagacccacagaaaaaaaatacatacacactcatagagacacaaaccaaagcacaaagacataaacacagacacccacagaaacactcacacgaggaaagatttatgcaccttgcatcccctaaatcaacagtgtgtgacatgcatgataaaaaattgcagcaattaagagatcactttttaaagaatcatatttctaaatgtgcaaacaaaaataattctgtgaattcaaaattgtacattaatgatctgggtagatggctagatgaagaaaagtacttttaaaaggttgacttatgttggtttgttttttccccattttccccaaccaagagcaccacttcaaatatagtgtacaaatgttcccatctgtcagctgtacttatggattttgaaaatgctgtactctatatggtcttggtggaaccataagctgtggtactcataccattagatctggataaatgcaggatttaggcttgttggtatgtatttcaaaattaagtcagctgtagtgtaaactgaccagttttaagttaacctgtctaatttcaaacactgatcaatcttagtctgagagtataaaattttatgcagatgtaataatataaatgataaaatgcctccttgcatctggaaagtccttgcataaaggggcagtaaactggaattatatatatatatatatatatatatatatatatatatatatatatatacatatcttccaaaaggacacctaccatttgtgtattgaggaggaaacatttctgcatggttctaaatatagaatttttacagcattgtcaaataatcctaaatacactgctgctaaaagaaaatgtgtttttatagacccctggccccaccatacaactactactacattgaagttacaatctgaaattgcacaaagaaataaaaaacatttgttaagtaagtcctacctcctctgcaaatgaaagtgatctgccatctgactcactgtacaaacaaagtgccaagtctgtctcacactgtgcatagtgatttagtgcacactcagaaatcctctcaaatgctaatactttactccttgtaataacatttttcatgctcaattagcactctgctgtagttcccactggtggctgccaaatttaattatttttttttttaagttcttgcctcatggggcccccctggaccattgggcccctgacagcagtcccccctgtcaccccctgatggcggccctgaccctCGATATATCCCTTGTTGCTCGCATGCAACAGTTAAAGCGCCACTTGTCTATAATGATGTTTTGATCTGAAATTGATCTgaactcaattcaaaattaaagaGATGGTAAATTTCCTAGTACAAAAACATGCCTGTAGAATCATGGTGATATTAATATATAAACtgctataattattttttaaattgtgactttatgtcataaaaatttagttttcttttgcatacagtttttttattttccctCTGCCCCCTTTCCTGCAGTGCAGTGACATAGAGAGTGGTCCCATTAGCTCTCTACATGGTAAGTAATGCACATCCATCTAGCCACACTATTGATCGGGGGGATGGCATTACAGCGCTAACACGCATGTGTCGCTTCTGTCTGTCATTCCTGCACATTAAAAGCAGCAATCTTTGCGGCAAGGCTCTTTATTGAGGGACAACAAAATGTCAccagaagaaaaaaatacacattaacAAACATAAAGGGATATCTtgtaataaatcacaataaaatagtgaaaaataaaacaaaaatgtgataTAAAGCACATGAAAAAGGATATACTGTCCCGGGGGTCTTGCAGATATCcttaaataaaagagagaaaacaCAAAAGTGAAATCCCAATAGGCAAAACAATATTATTTCCATACTCACGCAGAGTAGAGCTGTGGCTCAGCTATAAGTATACAGGCTCATGTATATCATAGGTTAAAACTCGACAGCCAAAACTCTTGAAAAGCATTTATTCGACAAATTTCAAAATCACTCAGATTCCACTAGAGTCAATATTTAATGAACTACTAACTCAACAAGAATAGTTCAATGTGAGTCGGTCCCCACCCTCCTCGTGATGTCAAAGTCCGCTGTCCAATTACGATACTGGCTTATTTAAGGACTATATATCCTATTTTGAGTGCTTTAtatcacatttttgttttatttgtagtaGAAAAAAATACTCTAACGAGGGGGGTAGGTGGAAGAATGAAGGCGAGGATCATGAAAAAACTATTTAGAggcatttttataaatataaatatataaaatagatgCTCCACATACAAAACTATTATTATGTAATAAGCCACTaagtaaaatttaccatcactttaactgaatggatttcatttttttttctcctcaaatTGTCAGTGCCTGTCAGCTtatgctaacttaaagggacagtctacacaaaaattgttattgtttaaaaagatagataatggctttactacccattccccatctttgcacaatgaacattgttagattaatatactttataacaaaggctctattgacagcctcttaatcacatgcttttgtatttgtttttcacaacaggatactgctagttcatgtgggccatatagataacattgtgttcacgcccggggagttatttaagagttagcacaacacaatactaaatgcaagtcaatagacaataaatacaaagtcatgtgatcaaggggtagtctgcagaggcttagatacaaggtaatcacagaggtaaaaagtatagtactataacggtgttggttgtgcaaaactggggaatgggtaataaagcgattatctatcttttaaaacaatacaacttctattgtagactgtccctttaaatacagtatatgtataattaGATTATTAGAAAGATGCTTACTAGAATAAATTCTATTGGTCTGTTTCAGTAATCATGCATTTTCTCCTGTAAAAGTTTAATTACTACAGATAAGCTCGAACAAGAACAATCTGTATTTCTGGTTGACATAATCTCTTATGCCTTGCAGTTAATTAACTACCTCAAATAACTGTATATATTGATTCAGTACAGAAGCTTTCAAAAATGCCCACAGTAATAATACATTCATTGGAATACATgaaatataattgttttgtatGAGAACAATAATACAAACAGTACATTTTagaatcattttatattattattgttataataaattgtattattacCATTATTACTGAATGCGTGATTTCCATATTGGAAATGTGTCAGTGGTTGCTATCAGCACAATCAATGATCCATTCTGTGAGCCAGAACAGTCATTTCAAAATTCTTTAGGATAAAGATGACTTGCACAACATCATGTACTGAACGTCACTCTATTATTATCAAATCGATTCCAGAGTTACCAGCCAAGAGAACTATTAATGACTGAACAGAACACATAAGCTTGAATTAAAAGTTTCCATGCCGTTCATTTTATTTTGCAAAAGGGGAGCAGCTCAGATATATTTTGCTTCGATCTCTGTTATCATCCAGGACTCTCTACCATACACTGTGCTTTTCATATTAGGGAACATGCATGGGGGGAGGGAGTGAAATGTCAGCAATGACAGCCAACTCAGCAACTTTGTGTGTTTAGAGAAGATATTACGCAGCCATTTATTTCTGAAGCTGAGCCTAAAGACAGCTTTTCAAATTGGaattgtatttttgttgtattatgTTTACCTTTAACTCTTCAGTCTTGACAAGCTGACTCATCCACCTAGATAATCGCAATCTAGTTAGATTTGCAGCAGTAattatttcctttctttttctctttcctttctatttttctttttctcaatttcttcatttctttcccttttctttctttttttctttcctccttccttttttttttgttttccttttatcCTTCTCAATTGTTTTACTTttcctttcttaaagggccatgatacccaaatgttgaaatacttgaaagtgatgcagcatagctgcaaaaatctcataaaatcacagtaaaagagttcatgacctcagcactgttgatgttgattggctgcagttcatttcttcctttttttttctctttcttttttttttacctacagctggacagcagctgaagtataactgtttacacagaacttactctggtgaggtaaaatatcttccttttttacatagagatgctcaggtgatattttcctgtcagctttttacaattatactgcatcagtttcaacttAGTGATttagtattttgtccctttaattaattatttcctttctttcattcttaatttcattctctctctctctctctctctctctttctctcttttgcactctctttctctctatttttctctctctcattctttcgttcttttctctctctctctctctctctctctctttctctctctccttttctctctctctttctccctttctctctctttttctttctctctctctcttttgcactctctttctctctctttcgctctctctt
This genomic window contains:
- the LOC128642845 gene encoding cortexin-3, with the protein product MLLAMTGEILSTTLTTSGAALPMTSLTLEQKAAFVLVFFLFIFLGLLIIRCFRILLDPYRSMPSSTWTDYMEKDTFDYRWA